DNA sequence from the Streptomyces sp. HUAS 15-9 genome:
AGGTCGGCGGGCTCGTGCCACTCCCAGCGGCTCAGCAAGTGCGGTTCGGTCACGGCCGGTTCGCCGCTGTAGGCGGTGACGCGAACGGCGGCCGTCATCCGGGGGATCCCGTGGACGGCGTCCATCAGGAGGGCCAGTAGCCGTGCGGCGGCGCGGTCGGCCCGCAGCCCGGTCTCCTCTTCCAACTCCCGGACGGCGGCGTCGAGGAAGTTCTCGTCGCCGTCGTTCTTGCCACCGGGCAGCTCCCACGCATCGCGCCGGGCCGACCAGCCCAGCAGGATCCGCCCCGCCGGGTCGGTGACGACGACCCCGGCCCCCGTGAGGGCGTGCGGGGCAGGCCGCCCCTTGTCGGCGCAGGTGACCCGGGTGGGGGCGGGGTCGCGCAGGACGACGAAGGCGAGCCCGTCCGCGTCGTGTCGCTCGGCGACCGTCCAGCCCTCCTGGAGCAGGCCGATCTCCCTCTCGTCGAGGGCGATGTCCTGCCGGCTGTCCGGCACGGCCTCGGCGACGGGTGTGATGACGCAGAGCGTGCCGCCCGGGCGCAGGCGTTCGCGCAGCCGGTTGATGACGCGCGTGCGGTCCCGGACGAAGGCCAGGCTGAGGCGGAAGGTGATGAGGTCGTAGGCGGGGTGGGGCAGATCGTCGAGGCCGTCCCGCTCGATGTCGGCGAGCCGGTACGTGACCGCCGTGGCGGCGGTGTTCTGGGCTTCGGCTTGGGTGAGGGCGGCGGGGGCGTAGTCGATCGCGTCGACCCGGTAGCCGCGGGCGGCGAGGTGGCGGGCCAGTTCGCCCAGCCCGCAGCCGAGATCGAGGGCGAGGCCGCCCGGGGTGGCCGGGGCATGCTCGGCGAGCAGCCGGCGCTCGGCGTCGCCGAGGGGCCGGAAGGTCTTGCCGCTCGCGTAGTGAGTGTCCCACTCGTCGGGCGTGGTGTGTCCCACCTGGCAGGCTCCCTGTCTGGTCGAAGTGGCCCGGGTCCGCCGGCCGTTCCGTCCGGATCCCGGGTCCGCCCCGCGTCGCCGGGGCCCGGCTCTGGGCGCGGCGACACGGGACGAGACGACCCACGTCCTGGTGGATCGCGTAGCGGGGTCAGGCGAGGCAGGTGAGGGGCCGGCCGCCGTTGTAGGCGATCATGTCGGCGATGGCCGCGGCGACATCGATGGGTCGGCCGAGGGGGCCGCCCTCCAACTCGGCGTACGCCCGGTGGAGGTTTCCGACGATGCGCTCGCGGTCCAACAGGTCGGCGTACGCGCCCAGGTCCACTTCGCGGGCGGCCTCCAGCGGCGTGAGCCCGGCCGCACGGGCGGCGCGAGCGGTGCTCTGCACGAACCGCAGATAGCCGAGCACGTCGTCGATGAGGTCGGGGCCGGCGACACCGCCGTGCCCGGGAACGATCGTCGTCGCTCCCAGGGGCCTGATCACCTCCTCCAGGACCTGGATGGCGCCGGCCACGGATCCCTGGACGAGGAACGGCGTGCCGCCGTTGAACAGCACGTCGCCGCTGAAGAGCACCTTCCGCTCCGGCAGCCAGACGATCGAGTCGTTCGTCGTGTGGGCGGCCACACCGACATGGCGTACGTCCGCGCGCAGTTCGTCGGACCAGACCGTCACCGCATCGGTGTAGGTGAGGAACGGGGGCTCGGGGACGATGTCACCCCAGTCGACCTCGGTCCAGAACGGAGCGATCGCCTTCGGGTCGCCCCACTCCAATACGTTCGCCCGGGTGGCCTCGTGCCCGACGATCGTGGCGCCGCCGAACAGATGGTTGCCAAATGTGTGGTCGCCGTGGTGGTGAGTGTTGATCAGAGTCCGTACCGGCTGCGGCGTGATGGAGGAAATGGCGTCCAGATAGGCGCGGGTACGACGTACCGTCGAGCAGGAATCCACGCTGATCACGCCGCGCTCGCCCACGAGGAAGCCGGTGTTGTTGATCCACCAGCTGCCGTCGGGCTGTATGTAGGCGAAGACCCCCTCACTGACTTCCTCGACCCGTGGCGGGGGAAGCTCGGTGACGTCATGGTGGACAGTGCTCATGCTGGGCTCCTGCCGTAGTGGGTGGGCGGTGTGCTCGAAGCGACCAAGGGGTCGACGACATCCTCCCAGGCGTGACGGCAGCGCGCCGACAGGCTGGGAGAGTCCTTCCCTCCCGGCCTGTCGACGGGTCGTCAACCTCGGTACGCCGCGAAGATCTTCGCGAACTCGTACGGCGACTGTGCGATGTTGGTGCACCGGTACAGGGCACCCGTGCAGGCGTTGCGGTCGCGGGTCGCCTCCCAGAAGGCGAGCTCGCCCAGGTGCCTGCTCTGGGCGAAGGCGACCAACTGGCGGGCGTCGGCCTGGTCGTACACATGGCCGTCGTCGTTCTGGCCGAGCATCGGCGTCACCCCGACCATCGCCCACACCTGGGCGTCCGACTTGCCCGGGTAGAGTGACTTCAACTGGGTGAAGGTGCTCTGCGCGGCCTGGAGCGCGGCATCGCCGTAGTCGACATTGCGGTAGTAGTCCATGGCCATGACGTTGACGACGTCGAGGTCGACCCCGGCGTCGCGGGTGGACGTGACCACGTTGAGCCCGTCGGCGGTGAGGCCCTCGGGGAGCACCGGGAGGGTGAGTGAGATCCTCAGTCCCGGATGGGCCTGCTGCAGCCGGGCCAGGGCCTGGGAACGGCGGGTGACGGAGGCCGGGTCGGCGGTGGCCGCGCCCTCGATGTCGAAGTCCACGTACGTCAGGTTGTAGGCGTTCACGACGGCGTTGTACTCGGCGTAGAGCGAGTCCACCGAGCCGCAGGCCTGGGCCAGTTCGATACCGGAGGCACCGCCGAAGGAGACCTTGACGTCCCCTCCGCCGGCCCGGATCGCGTCGATCTGGTCCTTGGCCCAGCCGTCGCGCGGGTCATAGGCGTTGAACCACATCGCCTTGCAGCCCGAGGCGGTGATGAAGGCCATGGTGTAGCTCGTGACCCCGCTCGCGGAGGCCGTCTCGGGCATGCTCGGGGTGGGCCAGGCACCCATGTCGATATAGGGCGCGGTGTGTACGCCACCGCCCGGCGGGGTGCCGCCGGACGTGGTGGTGCCGCTGACCGCCGCGCTGTAGGCGGAGAGGTTGCCCGCCGCGTCCTTGGCGCGGACACGGAAGGAGTAGCTTGTCGCGGCCGTCAGCCCGGTGGCGGTGTACGAGGTTCCCGTGACGGTGACGGGTGTGCCGCCGTCGCGTGAGACCTCGTAGCCCGCGACCGATCCGGAGTCGTCGGTGGCGGCGGTCCACCGCACGGTGAGTGACGAGCCGCTCGCCGATCCTACGGTCACTCCCGTCGGCACGCTGGGCGGTGTGGTGTCGCCGCCGGAACCGCCCGTGCAGGACGCGCCGTTGAGCCGGCAGCCGGTGGGTGTGCCGGTGCCGGTGGACACCCAGCCGAACGTGGTGGCGGCGCCCGGCGCCAAAGTGCCGTTGTACTCACGGTTCTTGAAGGTGTAGTGGTTGCCGCTCTGGGTGAGCAGAGCGTCCCAGTACGAGCCGACCGTGGTGCCGGAGGGCAGGTCGAACTCGACGGTCCAGCCGGACAGTGCGGTGCCGCCACCGTTGGTGACGGTGTACGCGCCCTGATAACCCGTGTCCCAGGAAGCGGACTTGGAGAAGGCGGCCGTAGCCGATCCCGCGGCGTCGGCGGGTGGGGCCACGAACAGGAGGAGCGCCCCGACGGACAGGGCGATGAGTGCTGACGGTCTTCGCATTGCTGCCTCCACTGGGGGGTTGGGCGCCGGGGTGGCGCGCGAGGCTGCGCAGAATTGGTCCATACCAAGTTCTCTGTCATGTACGTACAGAGCCGAGGACCGTCCGTCAAGCAGAAAGGCCCCGCCGTTCAGCGACGGCAGGGCCTTTCGGGAGGTGCGGTCAGGCACAGGTGTTGGCGTGCCTGACATCGAGGACGAAACGCTCCGGAGAGTGGAGCTTGAACGTCTTGTAGACGGGCTTGGTGTGGAAAGCGGCTCCGAAGGTGACCGCACCCTCGAAGTCACCGGTGAGGGCGAGGCCCTTGAGCGCGGGCAGGTGGATCTTGACCAGCTGGGGTCCTCGGTAGACGGACCGGCCCGCCTCGTCGTGTGCGGCGGCGGGGGAGAGCTTGATCTCCAGGAAGTACCTCCCGGCCAGCGGGACCTTCTTCCCGGAGGGGTCGTAGCGGAGCTCCTTGACCGGTTTCACGGCGACCGGGGGCATGGTTCCCCGGACGTCGATGACGAGCCGGTCGTAGGTGCAGTGCCCGCCCCAGCGGGCGTTGACCACCAGGGCGGTCGCGGAAGGCTGCCGGGACTGCGGGGCGGCGGAGGCGGGAACCGTGGCGCCGAAGGCGGCGGTGAGAAGAATTCCGGCCGCGATGGCCGTACGGCGTGGATGGCGGTGCATGACGCCCCCGATCTTTCTCGCAAGGGGACAGCGATGTCACCAGGGGAGACATGCGAGCGGGCCATACGGTTGCATTGCCCGCGAGCAGCTTCTCATTCGTCCGCACCCCTGTGATGGGCGTGTGGATCAGGCCTTGAGGTGCCTGAGGGTGAACTCTGGCCGCGCATAGGGACCGGCCTGGGGTGCGGTCGGGTCGGCGGGGAGGCCCGCGCCGGGAATGTCCGCGGCGTGGAGTTCGGCGTCGTCGACGGGGGTGTAGTCCAGTACGGCCGGGTCGGGGAGCTCCCAGAAACGGCGCGTGTTGGCGGAGACGGCGTACACCGTGGCGAAGCGGGTGGACGGCGGGGCGGTCAGCGCGGCGCGCAGATAGCCGACCGCGTCGCGTGGGCTCAGCCAGGTCGCGAGATGCCGGGGCTCGCTGGGCCTGTGCTCGAAGCTGCCGATACGCAGGCAGATCACGGACAGACCGAACTTGTCGGCGTACAGCTGCCCGAGAGCCTCGACGGCCACCTTGCTCACCCCGTAGAGGCCGTCGGGGCGTACCGGCTCTCGTGGACCGGTGTGATGTCCCACGGGATAGAAGCCGGTGACACGGTTGCTGCCCGCCAGCACCACCCGCCCGATCCCCGCGCGCCGCGCCGCCTCCAGGACGTGATGGGTGCCGAGCACGTTGGCTTCGAGCAGATCGGCAAGCGGCGCCTCGTCCGGAACACCGCCCAGATGGAGCACGCGGTCGGCCCCGGCGAGCGCCGACTCCACGGCGGCCGCGTCCCTCAGATCGACGGTGTGGACGTCCTCGTTCTCGGCCCGCGGCGTCAAGGGCACCCGGTCGACCAGGACCAGACGCGCCGCCTCGCCCCGCAACGCCTCGCGCACCACGGAACCGATGTTCCCCGCCGCACCCGTGACCGCCACCGTTCCCAGACCCACTGCGCCTCCCCAGGTTGCGACAACCCTCGCATCCACGCGGCGGCCGAACCACTCATTAAGCCCCGGCGAGAGGATGGCCGGGGCCGCGGTCGTGCGGTGGGTTCAGCAGGTGATGGTGCCCTTGCGCAGCGCGTGGCCGCTGTCGTTGCTGTCGTCGGCCCAGTACACGGGCTTGGAGCCGCCGACGCACTCATCCGCTCCGGCCACCGAGAATCCCTCGTTGTTGAGGTTGGCCATGCCGGTGGGACGGTTGTGGATCGCGGTGGTGACGAAGGCGCCGGACGCGTCGACCTGCATGGTCCAGGTGTCGACGGGCCGGTGGAGCCAGTCGCGGGGCAGGGAGAAGGTGATCAACTCATCGGCACCGGGCGTGAGATGAAGGATGGCTGCCTCGATGTGGTCCTGGACGTAAGCACTCAGCCGGGCACGGGGCACGGTGTCCGAAGCGACCGGGTGCCGACGGCCTCCGCTGAACGCCGTGACTTCCACGCGTACTTGGTCCTCGCCTTCGCCGCTGGGCCCCAACTCGACGAGAATGGGCGACCAGTCGGGCCCGGACTCCGGCTCGTCACCGGCTCCGAGCAGGGCCTCCAGCCGGTCGGCGAACCGGGTCGCGGTGTCCGTGGCCTCCCGTGCGTCGAGTTCGTACAGGACGAAACGCGCCGCCGACCGGAGCGAGTCGAACCCGCCCGTCGGCGCGGGCGGGTCGAAGTCGCCCGCGGCGGCGTCGTAGAGCCGCACCGGATCGCACTTCAGGCCCGCGCGGACCGTTTTCTCGACCAGCTCGCGCAGTCGTGCCTGCTCGGCGGCCGCGCGCGGTGACTCCGGGGCCAGAGCGCGCAGGTCGTGCCAGTAGCGCTGCAGGACCCGGGTGGGCAGCATCCGGCCGACCAGAACGGCGCGGTCGTGACGGCCGAGACCATGCCGACCACCGTGCCGTCGGCGAGCGCCACCGCCGCACCGCTGAAACCCGCCGCCAGCGGCTGGCCGTGCGCCGTGAGAACCTCCAACCGGACCCACTCGTCGAGGATCAGCAGGCCGGGCACGGCACGGTAGGAGGCGAGCACACCCTCGTCGGACCCCTTCGGGAAGCCGTACGCGACCAGTTCGGGGGCGGGACTTCCGCACTCGGCCCCGGGCGACGCGAAGGCGGCCGGGCGAGTGACACCGGGTAGTCCAGTTCGAGGACGGCCATGTCCCCGGCATCGGTGACACCGCCGGACCAGCCGCCGTGCACGACGACGCGCGCCGGTACGGGAGGGGCGGCGGGAAGCTGCGGGAAGGACACGGTCACCGCCGCCTCGGCACTGCCGTGCACGACATGAGCACAGGTCAGAACCTTGTCGGGGGTCACCAGGAAGCCCGCGCCGACCACCTGACCCGCGCACTCGATCCTGGCGTGCCACCCGAAGCTCCGCATGACCGGACCGTTCATGACCGGCCGACGCGCTCCCGGGCGTACGCCGACCGTGTCGGCCCGGCCGCCGCGCGCCCCGCGTCCGTGCGCAGGGTGCCGCCACCGCTCTCGAGATCCACCAGGCCTTCCATGGCACGCCCCCGTCGTCACACTGCCACGTGTATGTCCATTGTTACGGACGGTACTCGGGGTTGTCCCGGGTCCCGGCACCGCCGCCGCTCTCACCCCGGAGTACCGCCTCCGGCCCGGACCGTGCTGTCACAGGCCCAGGGAGATGGCCAGCCGGGTGAGTTCCGCGGTGCTGTTGATGTTGAGCTTGGCGCGGATGCGGCGGAGATAGGCGTCGACCGTGTGCTTGGACAGTCCC
Encoded proteins:
- a CDS encoding MBL fold metallo-hydrolase, with protein sequence MSTVHHDVTELPPPRVEEVSEGVFAYIQPDGSWWINNTGFLVGERGVISVDSCSTVRRTRAYLDAISSITPQPVRTLINTHHHGDHTFGNHLFGGATIVGHEATRANVLEWGDPKAIAPFWTEVDWGDIVPEPPFLTYTDAVTVWSDELRADVRHVGVAAHTTNDSIVWLPERKVLFSGDVLFNGGTPFLVQGSVAGAIQVLEEVIRPLGATTIVPGHGGVAGPDLIDDVLGYLRFVQSTARAARAAGLTPLEAAREVDLGAYADLLDRERIVGNLHRAYAELEGGPLGRPIDVAAAIADMIAYNGGRPLTCLA
- a CDS encoding cellulose binding domain-containing protein, which gives rise to MRRPSALIALSVGALLLFVAPPADAAGSATAAFSKSASWDTGYQGAYTVTNGGGTALSGWTVEFDLPSGTTVGSYWDALLTQSGNHYTFKNREYNGTLAPGAATTFGWVSTGTGTPTGCRLNGASCTGGSGGDTTPPSVPTGVTVGSASGSSLTVRWTAATDDSGSVAGYEVSRDGGTPVTVTGTSYTATGLTAATSYSFRVRAKDAAGNLSAYSAAVSGTTTSGGTPPGGGVHTAPYIDMGAWPTPSMPETASASGVTSYTMAFITASGCKAMWFNAYDPRDGWAKDQIDAIRAGGGDVKVSFGGASGIELAQACGSVDSLYAEYNAVVNAYNLTYVDFDIEGAATADPASVTRRSQALARLQQAHPGLRISLTLPVLPEGLTADGLNVVTSTRDAGVDLDVVNVMAMDYYRNVDYGDAALQAAQSTFTQLKSLYPGKSDAQVWAMVGVTPMLGQNDDGHVYDQADARQLVAFAQSRHLGELAFWEATRDRNACTGALYRCTNIAQSPYEFAKIFAAYRG
- a CDS encoding AMIN-like domain-containing (lipo)protein, with translation MHRHPRRTAIAAGILLTAAFGATVPASAAPQSRQPSATALVVNARWGGHCTYDRLVIDVRGTMPPVAVKPVKELRYDPSGKKVPLAGRYFLEIKLSPAAAHDEAGRSVYRGPQLVKIHLPALKGLALTGDFEGAVTFGAAFHTKPVYKTFKLHSPERFVLDVRHANTCA
- a CDS encoding NAD-dependent epimerase/dehydratase family protein, yielding MGLGTVAVTGAAGNIGSVVREALRGEAARLVLVDRVPLTPRAENEDVHTVDLRDAAAVESALAGADRVLHLGGVPDEAPLADLLEANVLGTHHVLEAARRAGIGRVVLAGSNRVTGFYPVGHHTGPREPVRPDGLYGVSKVAVEALGQLYADKFGLSVICLRIGSFEHRPSEPRHLATWLSPRDAVGYLRAALTAPPSTRFATVYAVSANTRRFWELPDPAVLDYTPVDDAELHAADIPGAGLPADPTAPQAGPYARPEFTLRHLKA
- a CDS encoding serine protease, which encodes MRSFGWHARIECAGQVVGAGFLVTPDKVLTCAHVVHGSAEAAVTVSFPQLPAAPPVPARVVVHGGWSGGVTDAGDMAVLELDYPVSLARPPSRRPGPSAEVPPPNWSRTASRRGPTRVCSPPTVPCPAC